The region CCTGCGGCTGGGCGGCGACGTCTCCGATACGGCCACCGGCGGCAAGGGCACGCTGGAGATCATGCGGGGCGGCGCGGCAACGACGGGCCAGGTCTGGCTGGGTGACACCGTCGGCTCGTCCGGCACGATCAGACTGCAAGACAAGGATACGATCCTGGCCTCGAGCCAGCGCTTGAGCGTAGGCCATCAGGGCAGCGGGACGGTGGTGCTTTCCGGAGGCGCCACGATCACGTCCAAGGGCGCCTTGATCGGCCACGAAAGCACAGGCACGGGCAATGTCGTCATCGGTGGCGCCGGCACGGCCTGGCTCAACGACGGTGTGTTCTATGACGGCAACTTGGGCCAGGGCATACTGACCATCCTGGACGGCGGCAGACTCACCAGCACCGATGGCTACGTGGCGACCGAGCGTGGTTCGACCAGCCTCGCCTTCATCGACGGCGCGGGCTCGACGTGGAACAACAGCGGCGACTTCTTCGTCGGCCATAACGCGGGCGCGCGCGGTACCGTGATCCTCGGCAATGGCGGCCAACTGAGCAGCCTGCAAGGCATACTGGGCGATCTGGCCGGTGCGTACGGGGAGTTGACCGTGACCGGCGCCGGATCGAAATGGACCACCACAGGAGACCTCAACGTCGGCCGTCTCGGTGATGGCCTGATGACCGTCGACCGCGGCGGCGCCGTATCGGCCCCCGTGATCCAGATCGCCAATAACGCGGGATCGACCGGCCTGCTCGTGCTGGGCGCGGCTGCGGGCCGCGCGCCCATCGCCAGCGGCACCTTGGACACCCCGGAAATCCGTTTCGGCAAGGGTGACGGTCAGTTCATCATCAACATCGCTGACACCTTCGACTACAACGGACGCATCACCGGCAATGGCCGGGTCAGCGTGCTGGCGGGCGATGTCGTGCTGGGTGGCGCCAACACATACACCGGCACCACCGCCGTGGAGGGCGGAAGCCTGACGGTCAACGGCGCGCTGGCAAGCGCCGTGCAGGTCAGCAACGCAGTCTTGACGGTGAACGGCAGCGCCAGCGGCTCGATCGCGCTGAGCAGCGGCTCCACCTTGGCGGGTACCGGCACGGTAGGCGCCACCACGCTAGCCAACGGCGCGACGCTGGCGCCCGGCAACGCCGCCAACAGCATCGGCACCTTGACCGTCAATGGCGATCTCACCTTCCAGCAAGGATCCAGCTACCGCGTACAGGCCCAACCCGGCACGGCGGTGAGCGACCGCGTCATCGTGAACGGCACCGCGCATCTTGCGGGATCCGTGCTGCACGTGGGGCCCGACGGGAATTTCACGCCCAACCTGCAATACACCATTCTCAGCGCCCAGGCCCTGGATGGCAGGTTCGACAGTGTGGCCTCCAACTACGCTTTCCTCGATCCCACCCTGGCCTATGGCACGCAAGACGTGACCATGAATCTGGTGCAGGCACGTGCCTTCGTGAGCGGCGCCGCCACCAGCAACCAGCGCGCGCTGGCGAACGCGGTGGAGAGCCTGCCGCAGGGCCACGCGGTGCGCCAGTATGTTGAAAGCCTGCCCAATGGCGCCCCGGCGGCGGCCTTCGACAGCCTGTCGGGCGAAGCCTACAGCAGCGTCACCAACACGCTGGCGGCCAGCGCCGGCCAGGTGCGCGCGGTGCCGCTCGACAAGCTGCGCGCGAATCTGCAAGCCCCGCCACGGGCCGGCCAGCCGACCGCGCAATTGGGCGCGTCCGATATCGGCCAGCCGGCCGGCACCTTGCCCTCGTCCGCCGCGCTGCCCGCCTGGGCCCAGGTAATCGGCAACTGGCAGACTTACGATGGCAACGCCAACACGGCGAAGTTACGCCAGCATACCGGCGGCGTTTTCGTCGGGGGTGATCAGGCGGTAGGCGCGGGATGGCGGCTCGGTGGTGCGTTCGGCTTCACCGACACCCGCGCGCGCGTCGACGACCGCGATTCGCAGTCCGACGTGAGCAGCTACAGCGCGCTGATCTATGGCGGCAAGTCCTACGCCGCCGGACCGGGCGCATGGAACGTGATGATGGGCGCGGGCTACACGTACCACGACATCTCAACGCGGCGCTACGCGGACAGCCAGGCGGAGCCCCTGCGGGCGACGTATGGCGCGAACACCGCGCAGGTCTTCTCCGAGGCGTCCTATAGCTGGAATCTGGCGCCCAGGACTACGCTGGAGCCGTATGCCGGTGTCGCGTGGAGTCATCTGCACACAAGGGCCTTCAGCGAAAGCGGCGGCCCCGCCGCGCTGAACGGTGAAGCCAGCAACGACTCGCAGACGCAGACCACCTTGGGCCTGCGCGCCACGCAACGCTTCGATGTCCGCGGCCGCGAAGCGCGCGTTTACGCCGGCCTGGGATGGCGCCATGCTTTCGGCGACGTGGAGAGCAAGAGCAAGTTGTCCTTCGATGCCGGGCAGGCCTTCACGGTCGCCGGCGTCCCCATCGCCCGTGACGCCGCCCTGGCCGAGCTGGGAGCCGACGTGGCTGTGGGCCGCAACGCCACCTTGGGTTTGAACTACGCGGGCCAGTTCAGCAACGGCAGCCGCGAGCACAGCGCCACGATGCTGGCGCGCTGGCGCTTCTGAACCTGACCCCGCAAGCAAGGGCGCCGCGGGCCGCTAAGCGGCCCCGGGCCCCTGGCGCTTGCGGGTCTTGAAGAATTGCCACATCAAGGCGGAGGCATCGGGGCCTTGCTCGGCGTGGAAGCGGATAGCGCCATCGCCGCCGCTCCAGGCATGGCCCAACCCCGGCACGATGCACAAGCTTACGCAGGGCCCGGCGGCAGGACTCTTGCCGGCCCTGGCAGCAGGGTCGCGCTCGGTCGCGTCGATGCGCATATAGTGGCGCGCGCTACCGGCGCCGATCGGCCGCGGCAAAGGCGCGGCATCGATGACATCGCCGGCGGCGACGTCGATATGATTGAGCCACGCCATCTGCTCGAATAACTGCTGCCCATTGCGCTTGTCGACGACGACATCGCGGTCGCCCTGCACGATGATGGCTGGCATGCCGGGAAATGCCTCGACATCCCCGACCAGGTCCGCCAGGGCCTGTTGCGGCGCGAGCGACGCGCCGTGCCGCATCACGCGCAAACCTTGTCCGGCGTTGTGCGCGTTACCCAGCACGCCGCCGGAATGCATGCCCAGGGCAGCGAATGTATCCGGATGGCGCAAGGCAGCCAGCGCGGCCATGCCGGCGCCCGCGGACAAGCCGGCGATGTACACGCGTGACGGGTCCCCGTGATAATCCTTCACCGCGGACGCGGCGATGCCGGCGATGGCGTCGGCTTCCGCATAGCCATGGGCGGAGTCGGGCTGGTACCAGTGCCAGCAGCGATTCTGCTGGCCGCGCCGCGATTGCTGAGGATAGACCAGCAGGAAGCCCTCGCGATCCGCCAGACGATGCAACCGCGTGCCGACGGCGAAGTCCCTGGCGGTCTGCTCGCACCCGTGCAACATGATGAGCACGGGGCTGCCCTTGCGCAGGCCGGGCGGGACGTAGACGAAGTAGGACAGGCGTACCGGCCAGACACCAGGCATGGCCGGGGTTCGATAGATGCGTGATTTCCAAACGCCGGCGAAGGTCGCCGCGTCGAAGTCCGTGCCCGTATCGGTGCCCGTCGGTGCTTTACCCGTCGCCGGGGCTTTGGCGCGCTTGACGACCTTGGGCGCCTTTTTTGCCGCTGCCTTGCGGCCCGCGGGCTGGCCCATCATCTCGTTGAACAGAGCATGGGGCGCCAGCTGCCAGGCCGTGCGCTGCAAGCGCGCCATCTTGCGTACAGCTGAAAAGAATAGCGCGGTCGATTTATTTCGCTTCACGGTCAACCTGCCGGTGGCGTGCTTGAACTGCTCCATTAGATCGGACTTGCTGCATCGCAGCAATGCCGATCACAAAGTGTCACCCCTGCCCTGCGCCAGCGCTGCGTGCAGGACCGCGCTCAGGTCATCCGCCCGGTAGGGCTTGGCGAGCACCGGGATGCCTTGGGTCTCCGCGGCTCGGGCCTCCTGGCCCATGTAACCCGTGGTCAACACGATGGGCAGATCGCTGCGCCGTGTCCGCAGCTCGCGCGCCAGCATCAGGCCGCTCATGCCGCCGGGCATCATGATGTCGGAAAACACCACGTCGATCTGGCGACCGTCCGCCAAGGCGCCCAGCGCGGCAGCGGGACTGGCGACGCGCGTGCTGCCAAAGCCAAGCTGGGTGAGCATGTCGCTGACCAGGGCAGCGACTTCATCGTCGTCCTCCACCAGCAGCACATGGGCATCGGTGCCTGCCGCAGCGACAGCCGCCGTGTCCATGGACACCTGAGTCACCAGAGGCTTGAGACAACGCGGCAGCAGCAGGCGCACCTCGGTGCCCTGCCCCACCTCGCTGAAGATCCGCACATCGCCACCGGACTGGCGCGCGAACCCATAGGCCTGGGCGAGTCCCAGCCCCGAGCCTTTGCCCACGTCCTTGGTGGTGAAGAAAGGCTCGAAGACGCGAGCCTTGACCTCGTCCGTCATGCCGGTGCCCGAATCGACGACGGACAGGCTGACGAAGTCGCCCTTCAGATCGCCCTCGGCCCAATCCGCGACGTTCTCGCCGCGAATCTCGATGGTCCCGCCGCCCGGCATCGCATCGCGCGCGTTAACGGCAAGATTCAAAATCACCAGTTCAAGCTCGTTGGCGTCGACCTCGACAGGCCATAGTGAAAGAGGCAGCCGCAACTCCACGTGTATGTCGCCACTGAGACTGCGGTCGAGCATATCCCGCATGCCGTGGATCTGCCGGAGCAGGTCGACCGGCTCCGCCTGCAGGGATTGGTGCCGCGAGAACGTGAGCAACTGACGCGTCAGGGCCGCGCCGCGCTCCACGGCCTGGCGCATGGCGCCCAGCAAACGGTCGCGGCGTGCCTGGTCGGGCTGCCGGTCGAACATCTGCAACCCGCCCGAGATCACCATCAACAGATTGTTGAAGTCGTGGGCGACGCCGCCGGTGAGCTGGCCCAGGGCCTCCATTTTCTGGGCATGGCGCAGGGACTCCTCCACCAGCGCGCGTTCCTTCATCTGCTTGCGCAGGGCGTCATTCGCTGCTTCGAGTTCCTGCGTGCGGGCCAGTACGATACCTTCCAGCGCCGCGGCGGCGCTTTCCCGCGCATGCAACAGCGCGCGGATTTCATATTGGCGGGCCCGCGCGCGCACGGCCGTCTGCACGGTACTGGTCAGCGTGATCCCGTGTACAGGCCGTTCCAGCAAGGAGACGTTGCGCAAGGCCGCCAACATCTTCTGGCGCCAGACCTCCACGGCAGGTTGCCGCAGATGGCTGGTCAGGACGACGAAAGGCACGTCCGACCACGCAGGCTGGCAGGCGACCCACGCCGCCATGGCCTGCAGATGTTCTCCGAAGAGGCCTTCCTCAGCCACGCACAGGGTGGACACGCCCTCGTCCGCGCGCGCCAATACTTCGTCGATGCTGGCGCAGACCTGGACATCCAGCCCCGCGCGCCGCAACACGCTGGCAGTGGCAGGACCATCCCTGCCTATGGGAGCGTGGACGAGGACACGTGCCTCGTTAGCGTCAGTCAGGGGCATGTTCACCATTCGGCATGGCAGGAAGCGCCTTGCCAGTATATTGGGGCGTACCCGAGAACACGCCGCTGAACTCGCTGAGGGGCGGCCCCACTTCGACGCCGCGTGACGTCAACTGGAATTCACGGATAGTGTGTTCATGCAGACCACTGCGTTTCTTGAGCACCGACAGCGCGCGCCGCACGGTGCCCGCGTGCTCGAAATAACGCAGCATGATGACGCTGTCACTCAGATAACTGATGTCCAGCGGCGTCTCCATCGGCCCGGCAAGGCCATGCTGAGCGAGCACCAGGATCGTATTGACCCCCTGCTGGCCCAGATAGGTCAGCAACTCGTGCATCTGCAGAACCAGGAAACGGCCGTCAGGCATGGCATTCAAGTAGCCGTTCAGGCTGTCGATGACGATGACGCGCGCGCCATCGTCATCCACGCACTTGCGCACGATGGCCGCGAACTCGCCAGGCGACATTTCTGCCGGATCGATCTGCTGGATGCGCAAGTGTCCACTGTCCAATGCAGGCTGGATATTCATGCCCAGACTGGCGGCACGGGTCTGAAGCGTCCCCAGCCCTTCATCGAAGGCGAACACCACCGCATGCTCGCCGCGTTTCGCCGCGGCCAGGGCATAGGACAGCGCAATTGACGACTTGCCGACACCGGCCGAGCCGATCAGCAGGGCATTGGTGCCGCGCTCCAGTCCCCCACCCAGCAGCTGGTCGAGCTGCGGGTTGCCGGTGGCCGTGAGATCCCGCGGAAATTCAGCATGATGTTCCGCCGCGATCAGCCTGGGATAGATGGCCAGGCCGCCTTTCTTGATGGTGAAGTCGTGATAGCCGCCACGAAATTCGATGCCGCGCATCTTGACCACCCGCACGCGCCGGCGCTGGGCGCCATAGTCGATGGCCAGTTGTTCAAGCGACACCACGCCGTGCGAAATCGAATGCAGCTGCAGGTCGATCGAGTCGGTCGACAGGTCATCGAGCAGGATGAACGTGCATTTGCGCTTGGCGAAGAAATGTTTCAAGGCCAGCACCTGGCGGCGATAGCGCAGCGGCGTCTGCGCCAGCATGCGCAGCTCCGACAGACTGTCGAGCACGACTCGGGTCGGATTGATGGCATCGACCCTGTCGAGGATCAGCTTGGTCGTCTCGTTGAGTTCGACCTCGGCGGGATAAAGCACCGTCAGCTCACGTTCAGGGTCCAGCGTGGTCTCCGACGGTATCAGTTCGAAAATCTCGATGCCGTCCAGGTTCCAGCCGTGCCTTTCCGCGACCAGGCTGATTTCGTGACGCGTTTCGGACAGGGCGATATACAGCACCTTTTCGCCCAGGCGCGCGCCTTCCAGCAGAAACTGCATGGCGATGGTCGTTTTTCCCGTGCCCGGATTGCCTTCGTACAAATACATGCGGTCCCGGTCGAGACCGCCGGCCAGGATGTCGTCCAGACCTTCATTGCCGGTAGAAATGCGGGAGGAGCTGTCATCGCGGTTCATGCGATCTTGTGCTTGTTCAGTCATGGCTATCCCTCCGCTTGGAAAGTTGATTGAGCGTACCTTAAAACCCCCTGTGTTAATTCGCCGGCGGCGCCGTCTGGCACGCATGGGCCGCCGGGTGATGCAGATGCTCCGCAGCGGGAACCGTAGAGCAATCCGTGTGCCTGACGGTTACATATGGTCAGACCGCCCTGCTGTTTCACACCGTTTCATTCAGAGGGCGGGATATTGGACAATGGCGGATTCCTGCTGCTGACCCCCATGTCCAAATCCGCCTCTTCCTCGACTGCCCTGGCCATGCGCCTGCTGCCCTGGGCCGCCTTGCTCTTGCCGCCCTTGTTCTGGGCGGGCAATTTCATCGCTGGCCGGGCCATGCGCGACGCGATGCCGCCGATGACCCTGGCGCTGGGCCGCTGGGTGATCGCCCTGGTCTGCCTGTTGCCGTTCGCCTGGCGCGGCATGCGGCGCGACGCCGGCCGGTATCTGGCGCATCGCTGGCTGCTGCTGGGTACGGGAGTGACGGGCGTGGCGGCGTTCAGCTCGCTGGTATACGTCGGTCTGCACACGACCACCGCCAGCAACGGCCTGCTGCTGAATTCCCTGATTCCCCTGCTGATCGTGTCGGCGGGCGCGATCTTCTATCGGCAGCGGCTGAGCGCCGGGCAAGCCGTGGGGCTGGTCCTGTCTTTCGCCGGGGTGTTGACGCTGGTGCTGCAAGGGCAATGGACGCAATGGCGGCAGGTGACCCTGGTCCCGGGTGACGCCATCCTGCTGGTGGCGATGGTCTGCTTCTCGTTCTACACCTTGTGGCTAAGGCAACTACCGCCCGAGCTTGACCGCATAGGTCTTACCGCCATCCAGATCGTCATCGCGATCGTGGTGTTGCTGCCCTTCTGGGTGGCTGAGCAGGCGGGGGGCGCCAGCACACACTGGACGCCGGCCAGCGTCGGGGCCCTGGTCTACGTCGGCTTGTTCCCGTCCGTGGGCGCCTACCTGCTTTACGGCAAGGCCGTGCAGCACTTCGGGCCCGCGCGTGCTGGCCTGAGCATTCATCTGATCCCCGTGTTCGGCGTCGTGCTGTCGGCCCTGCTGCTGCACGAGCGCCTGCATGCCTGGCATGCGGCGGGGATCGCCGCCATCGCGGCGGGGCTGGTCTGCTCCAATGTGGGTGGGCGACCGGCCGCGCCTGTCGTGCCGGTGTCCAAGGCCGAGCGGAACGCCGCCGCGCAAGCCGGGCAGTCAACGAGCGTTTGAGCTGGCGCAGGACACGGCCAGGCCGCAACGGGTACGCTTAGTGCTGTACGGCCGCGACATCCTTAGTGCTGTACGGCCCCGACATCTCGTGGTCCCACCCTCACCTGAAAGGAAACTCGATGACCTCGTCCCGTGCGTCTGGCCCGTCCCTCGGCCAAAGTGACATCGCCCGTATCCTGGGCGTTCCCGCCCGGTTCGACGCGGCCGAGGAAATCGCGCATCGCGTGCGCTTTCTGGCCGACTACCTGCGCGGCGCCGGCAAGACCAGCTACGTGCTTGGCATCAGCGGCGGGGTCGACTCTTCCGTGGCGGGCCGTCTGACGCAGCTGGCGGTGGAGCGCTTGCGGGCGGCCGGCTATGACTGCACGTTTGTCGCGGTGCGCTTGCCGTATGGGGTCCAAAAGGATGAGGCCGATGCCAGCCGGGCCATGGACTTCGTGGCGGCTGACCGGCGCATGACCGTGGACATCAAACCGGCGGTGGATGCGCAAAAGGATGCGCTGGCGGCTGCCGGTCTGGCACATATCGACGACGCCGCCGAGGACTTCATCGTCGGCAACATCAAGGCACGGCAACGCATGATCGCGCAGTACGCCATTGCCGGCGCGACGAATGGGCTGGTGGTCGGTACCGACCATTCGGCGGAAGCGCTGATGGGCTTCTTCACCAAGCATGGCGACGGCGCGGCCGACGTCGTCCCGCTGACCGGCCTGACCAAGCGCCGTGTGCGCGCGCTCGGCACTGCCTTGGGGGCGCCCGAGGAACTGGTCATGAAGGTCCCCACGGCCGACCTGGAAACCCTGCGTCCCCTGCGCCCTGACGAAGACGCCTTCGGCGTCACGTACGCCCAGATCGACGATTTCCTTGAAGGCAAACCCGTCTCGGCGGAAGTGTCCAACATCCTGCTCCGCCAGTACGCCGCCACCGAACACAAACGCAACGCCGCCGTAGCACCAACGCCCACGTCCCGCGCGGGGGCGTAGCGGGTCACGCGTAGCGTCAGCCACCCTTACCATGACCCTCAAGCAACTCGAAGCGTTCTATTGGGCCGCCAAGCTCGGAAGCTTCGCCATTGCCGCCGACCGGCTGCACGTGACGCAATCGTCGCTGTCCAAGCGGATCGCCGAATTGGAAACGTCATTGGGCGCCCCGCTGTTCGACCGCTCCAGCCAGCGCGCCGTGCTGACCGACCTTGGACAACGCACGGTCCCGCTAGCCCATCAGATGCTGTCCCTGAGCGATTCGGTCAAGGCCCTGGTGACGGCGCCCGAAGGCCTGCACGGCGTCTGCAAATTCGGCATCAGCGAGTTGGGCTCCCTGACCTGGCTGCCCCGCTTCGTCGCCACCGTGCGTGACACGCATCCCAATCTGGTGCTGCGCCCCTACGTCGATCTGGCCCGTCAGCTGGAGCGGCGCGTCGCGCGCGGGGAACTGGACTTCGCTGTCTCCCCCGGCCCTTCGCCGGACAGCGACCTGCAAGCCGAAGTCATGAGCAAAGTCCGCTTCTCCTGGATGGGCTCGCCCGCCCGGATGGGCAAGCGGCGCACACTGCGCGCGGAAGACTTCGAGCGTCACCCCGTCATCACGATGACCGAGGACTCAGGCCTGACTAGAGCCTTCGACGCATGGGCCGCCGCCCAGAAGCTGCAGGTACAACGCATCCTGGCGTGCAACAGCCTGATGGCTATCACGGGGCTGACCGTCGCCGGCATAGGCATCAGCTTCCTGCCCACCGATTACATGGGTGCCTGGGTCCAGCAGGGCTCTCTGGTCGAGCTGGTCAGCAATCCTCCGCTGCCCACGCTCAACTACTGCTTTCTGACCCGTCGCGACGACACGCGCGGGATGCCGCAGACCTTGCGCGATCTGGTGCGCGACGCGGTCGACTTCTCGGGCGGCCTGCCCGCGCGCCCCCTCCGGCAAACGACATAGCGACACGCGACTGTTTCCTTTTATGAATATTCGGTAAGTCGTTTAAATCGCTTTCCAGCACAGCGCCTGAGGGAAGATGATTGCACTTACCAAAATTAGACATAAACCGGAGACTCTCGATGCCCCCCTTGCGCACGCTATCAGCCGCACTGCTATTCATCGCCGCCGCGCCCGCGGCCCACGCTGCCTGGCCCGACGACCAGCCGATAGAAATCGTCGTCGGCTTTTCGGCCGGCGGCGGCACCGACCTGATGGCGCGGGCCCTCGCGCCCTTCATCGAAAAACGGCTCGGCGGCCATGCGCGAGTGGTCGTCCTGAACAAACCCGGCGCGTCAGGTGAAATCGCGAATGCCTATGTCGCGCGCGCCAAGCCGGACGGCTACACCCTGGGCGTGATCAACGTACCCAGCTTCAACTTCCTGCCCATGTACAAGAAGACCCAGTACAAGCCGGAAGACTTCACGCTGGTGGCCCGGGTGGTGAACGACCCCACGGTGCTCATCGCCCGCAGCGACGCCAAGGCCAACACCCTGGCGGCAATCGTCGATGCCCTGAAGAAAAACCCCAAGTCCCTGTCCTTTGGTTATAACGGCATCGGCACCAATGGCCACCTGGCCTTGAAGCAGTTGCAGAACGAATCGGGCGCGGAACCCAACGATGTGCCTTTCAAGGGCACGTCCGAATCCAAGACCGCGGTGCTTGGCAGCCACGTGGACTATGCTTTCGTCAGCGCGGGTGAGATGCCTGAACTGCGCAGTGGCTCATCGAACCTGCGCGCCGTCGCACAGTTCGGCACGGAACGCTCCAAGGCGCTGCCCGACGTGCCCACCGCGGCCGAGCAGAAGTACAAGGTGACAATGACGTCCGAGCGCGGTTTCGCGGCGCCCAAGGGCGTGCCCGCCGACGCCGTCGCCAGACTGCAGAAGGCCATCGCGGACAGCATCGCCGATCCGGCTTTCATCAAGGCCGCGAGCAACGATGCGCTGGTCCTGGCCTACCTGCCGGGCGCCGAGTGGCAAGCCTCCCTGAACCAGCAGGCCCCCGCGTTACGCGCCATCGCGGATACGATACCCAAGGAATAGGCCCGAAGCGACATCCATGACTCAAGAAACCATCGTCATTACCGAAGAGAAAATTCACCCGGACGCCGTGGCGCTGCTCAAGGACTATCGCCTTTGCTACGCGGGCGAGCGGATTGACCAGGACCACCTCGTTGCCCTGGTCGAGCGCGAACAACCCGTCGCCATCCTGGCCCGTTACGGCAAGATCGACGAGCAGGTGCTGTCCGCGTCGCGCAAATTGAAGGTCATCGGCCGGCATGGCGTGGGCATGGACTCGATCGACCTGCCGGCCGCCAGGCGGCTCGGCATCGTCGCCCTCGCCGCGACCGGGTCGAACAGCCAGGCCGTCGCTGAGCTTGCGCTGGGGCTCATCCTTGCGTGCGCCCGCGGCATCAGCCGGCTGGACGCGCGTATGCACCAAGGGCATTGGGACAAGCAGAGCTATATGGGCCTGGAGCTGTCCGGCGCCACCCTGGGCGTGGTGGGCTGCGGCTCCATCGGCGCGCGCGTGGTCCGGTTCGCCCAGGCGATCGGCATGCGCGTGCTGGTGAGCGATCCCTACCTGCAGGCGGATCAACTGCCCGCGGGCACGACCAAGGTCGAACTCGATGAGCTGTTGAAGGCCAGCGATGTGGTGTCCCTGCATTGCCCGCTGGACGACTCGACCCGTAATCTGCTGGACACGGCCCGGCTGGAACTGCTGCGCAAGGGCGCCATCGTGATCAACACGGCCCGGGCCGGCATCATCGACGAAGACGCCGTCCGCGCCAAGCTGCACGCGGGCGACCTGTTCCTGGGCCTGGACTGCTTCGTCGACGAGCCCGTCAACGCCGGCTCTCCCTGGGTGGATACGCCCAACGCGATACTGACGCCGCACATAGGCGGGACGACCAACGGCGGCCTGCGCGGCATGGCGGTCGG is a window of Bordetella sp. N DNA encoding:
- a CDS encoding hydroxyacid dehydrogenase, producing the protein MTQETIVITEEKIHPDAVALLKDYRLCYAGERIDQDHLVALVEREQPVAILARYGKIDEQVLSASRKLKVIGRHGVGMDSIDLPAARRLGIVALAATGSNSQAVAELALGLILACARGISRLDARMHQGHWDKQSYMGLELSGATLGVVGCGSIGARVVRFAQAIGMRVLVSDPYLQADQLPAGTTKVELDELLKASDVVSLHCPLDDSTRNLLDTARLELLRKGAIVINTARAGIIDEDAVRAKLHAGDLFLGLDCFVDEPVNAGSPWVDTPNAILTPHIGGTTNGGLRGMAVGAARNILSVLAPGQ
- a CDS encoding tripartite tricarboxylate transporter substrate binding protein produces the protein MPPLRTLSAALLFIAAAPAAHAAWPDDQPIEIVVGFSAGGGTDLMARALAPFIEKRLGGHARVVVLNKPGASGEIANAYVARAKPDGYTLGVINVPSFNFLPMYKKTQYKPEDFTLVARVVNDPTVLIARSDAKANTLAAIVDALKKNPKSLSFGYNGIGTNGHLALKQLQNESGAEPNDVPFKGTSESKTAVLGSHVDYAFVSAGEMPELRSGSSNLRAVAQFGTERSKALPDVPTAAEQKYKVTMTSERGFAAPKGVPADAVARLQKAIADSIADPAFIKAASNDALVLAYLPGAEWQASLNQQAPALRAIADTIPKE
- a CDS encoding LysR family transcriptional regulator, which translates into the protein MTLKQLEAFYWAAKLGSFAIAADRLHVTQSSLSKRIAELETSLGAPLFDRSSQRAVLTDLGQRTVPLAHQMLSLSDSVKALVTAPEGLHGVCKFGISELGSLTWLPRFVATVRDTHPNLVLRPYVDLARQLERRVARGELDFAVSPGPSPDSDLQAEVMSKVRFSWMGSPARMGKRRTLRAEDFERHPVITMTEDSGLTRAFDAWAAAQKLQVQRILACNSLMAITGLTVAGIGISFLPTDYMGAWVQQGSLVELVSNPPLPTLNYCFLTRRDDTRGMPQTLRDLVRDAVDFSGGLPARPLRQTT